A single Aspergillus puulaauensis MK2 DNA, chromosome 7, nearly complete sequence DNA region contains:
- a CDS encoding pyrroline-5-carboxylate reductase (COG:E;~EggNog:ENOG410PV7V;~InterPro:IPR028939,IPR036291,IPR000304,IPR029036, IPR008927;~PFAM:PF03807,PF14748;~go_function: GO:0004735 - pyrroline-5-carboxylate reductase activity [Evidence IEA];~go_process: GO:0006561 - proline biosynthetic process [Evidence IEA];~go_process: GO:0055114 - oxidation-reduction process [Evidence IEA]), translated as MASNLTLAIIGCGNMGSAILSGILDATTPASATDATSSSEKSPFSRIIACTKSQSSADKLKAKYAGHPSPVQLDFFASDNAGAASQADVVILGCKPYLVDAVLSEEGLGDALTGRLIVSVIAGKTIDVLSAAIAKNQTQAQESTSTTVVARAIPNVAAAVRESMTVVELPDSASKEHVSVIEWMFSQIGMVKVIGSELFDLGSMLMASLATVSVAVDGILDGCVAEGMKRADASEMTAQCLLGLAQMLKDGHHPAVLRESISSPKGCTIQGLLAVEKAGVRSAYADSIINGTGHLKKLQGK; from the exons ATGGCATCCAATCTCACCCTCGCCATCATAGGATGCG GAAACATGGGCTCCGCCATCCTCAGCGGAATCCTCGACGCAACAACACCCGCTAGTGCTACTGATGCTACTTCCAGTAGCGAGAAAAGCCCATTCTCCCGCATAATCGCATGCACCAAGTCACAGTCATCAGCGGACAAGCTGAAGGCCAAGTACGCCGGACACCCGTCCCCAGTGCAGCTTGACTTCTTTGCCAGTGACAACGCGGGCGCGGCGTCGCAGGCTGATGTTGTTATCCTCGGGTGCAAGCCTTATCTTGTTGATGCGGTGTTGAGTGAAGAGGGGCTCGGCGATGCGCTGACCGGAAGGTTGATTGTTAGTGTCATTGCGGGGAAGACGATTGATGTCCTTTCTGCGGCAATTGCGAAGAATCAGACTCAGGCACAGGAGTCTACATCTACGACGGTGGTTGCTCGTGCGATTCCCAATGTTGCAGCCGCCGTGCGTGAGTCAATGACGGTCGTCGAGCTGCCTGACTCCGCGTCCAAGGAACATGTATCTGTAATTGAGTGGATGTTCTCGCAGATTGGTATGGTCAAGGTTATCGGTAGCGAGCTGTTTGATCTGGGATCGATGCTGATGGCGTCGCTGGCGACGGTTTCTGTTGCCGTGGATGGGATTCTGGATGGGTGTGTTGCGGAGGGGATGAAGCGGGCTGATGCGTCTGAGATGACGGCGCAGTGCCTGCTTGGGCTTGCGCAGATGTTGAAGGATGGACACCACCCGGCGGTGCTGAGGGAGAGTATCTCGTCGCCGAAGGGGTGTACGATCCAGgggctgctggctgttgagaaggctgGCGTACGGAGTGCATATGCGGACTCGATTATCAACGGGACGGGGCATTTGAAGAAGCTTCAGGGAAAATAG
- a CDS encoding uncharacterized protein (COG:E;~EggNog:ENOG410PIS9;~InterPro:IPR002872,IPR015659,IPR029041;~PFAM:PF01619;~go_function: GO:0004657 - proline dehydrogenase activity [Evidence IEA];~go_process: GO:0006562 - proline catabolic process [Evidence IEA]), whose amino-acid sequence MYSWSPLHAPRGTRLLFRHHAYLLPRRYISTSSPKACTIKASSPDPAPEAPAAASPRRKHADLPPLSRLPNKLLLRSLLLSSLMTSKIFLRPSLALLETLASSKSAFLNPDRNSLLNRLVRWTLYNHFCPGTNRAEVVQTVNQIKQMGYQGVILGYSKEVVLPHSESNQQDIHETAGTAKDYPPQYYQVIEEWKRGTLETLRMVGPGDFLALKLTGAGPISLEAMQARAPIPAAVLNALDEICTETAKQGSRLWLDAEQQLLQPGLDNWAIELMRRYNTPASSADLGGPLVYNTIQAYLKGSRANVQRHLDEAEKGGFLLGVKLVRGAYIEHEVRGLIHNSKTETDDSYNGIAEMLICRRQARSEGKDVSVPAAALFLATHNSESADRAIRLYQGRLEGGLPTVSVLECGQIMGMADELSCELVQRYETAAVEGRVGAPRTFKCMHWGTVSECMEYLHRRAIENRGAVERTHHMRAALAREFRRRIGR is encoded by the exons ATGTACTCTTGGTCCCCTCTCCACGCCCCCAGGGGCACGCGGCTGCTCTTCAGACATCATGCATATCTACTTCCACGCCGCTACATTTCCACATCGTCGCCAAAAGCCTGCACTATCAAGGCCTcttccccagatccagctccagaggcaccagcagcagcatcaccaAGAAGGAAACATGCAGACCTCCCTCCGCTATCCCGCCTCCCAaacaagctcctcctccgctcaCTGCTCCTATCCAGCCTGATGACATCGAAGATATTTCTCCGTCCGTCACTGGCACTCCTGGAAACCCTcgcctcatccaaatccgcatTCCTAAACCCAGACAGAAACTCACTCCTGAACAGACTCGTCAGGTGGACGCTGTATAACCACTTCTGTCCGGGAACGAATCGCGCTGAGGTCGTGCAAACCGTCAATCAGATTAAGCAGATGGGCTACCAGGGTGTTATCCTGGGGTATTCGAAAGAGGTTGTTCTCCCTCATAGCGAGTCTAACCAGCAGGATATACATGAGACTGCTGGTACAGCGAAGGACTACCCACCGCAGTACTACCAGGTAATTGAAGAGTGGAAACGGGGTACCCTTGAGACCCTCCGCATGGTTGGACCGGGAGACTTCCTCGCCTTGAA ACTCACCGGTGCCGGCCCAATCTCACTTGAAGCCATGCAAGCGCGCGCCCCAATCCCAGCAGCCGTTTTGAACGCCCTCGACGAAATCTGCACCGAGACCGCAAAGCAGGGATCCCGGCTTTGGCTGGACgccgagcagcagcttctccagccggGACTGGATAACTGGGCTATTGAGCTTATGCGGCGATACAACACTCCTGCTTCGAGCGCTGACTTGGGAGGTCCGCTTGTGTATAATACCATCCAGGCGTACCTCAAGGGCTCGAGGGCGAATGTGCAGCGGCAtcttgatgaagctgagAAGGGGGGTTTCTTGCTCGGAGTGAAATTAGTGCGGGGGGCGTATATCGAGCATGAAGTGCGGGGGCTGATTCATAATTcgaagacggagacggaTGACTCGTATAATGGGATTGCGGAGATGTTGATTTGTCGGCGGCAGGCTCGCTCTGAAGGGAAGGATGTGTCTGTGCCGGCTGCTGCGTTGTTTCTGGCTACGCATAATTCTGAGAGTGCGGATAGGGCTATTCGGTTATATCAGGGGCGGTTGGAGGGCGGGCTGCCTACGGTGAGTGTCCTGGAGTGTGGGCAGATTATGGGGATGGCGGATGAGTTGAGCTGTGAGTTGGTGCAGCGGTATGAGACAGCTGCTGTAGAAGGGAGAGTAGGGGCTCCGAGGACATTCAAGTGTATGCATTGGGGGACGGTGTCGGAGTGTATGGAGTATCTGCATCGGAGAGCTATTGAGAACAGGGGTGCTGTTGAGCGGACGCATCATATGAGGGCTGCGCTGGCAAGGGAATTCCGGCGTAGGATTGGACGCTAG
- a CDS encoding flavin reductase family protein (COG:S;~EggNog:ENOG410PHJP;~InterPro:IPR012349,IPR002563;~PFAM:PF01613;~go_function: GO:0010181 - FMN binding [Evidence IEA]), with the protein MTVIKSATATATASASAHASLTLSRHTLRPFLSRSPLASLSFSGCPKMNSSTAAATATATVTDTDTEADTAKAQASYKIVQDASNFKETEATRPAFDHSNTPIEVTQTPNPNWEYGQGVPGKTKAPSLSNHHEIDPYAPDREMVNNYRLLISGIAPRPIGFLSTVSAETGTENLAPFSYFQVVDHDPPMFILGFSGRPGAEKDTYRNLKETGECVINTVSENMIEAVNATSIDAPYGISEWEVSGLTKAPSSTVRPARVKESVFSVEGEVVDIKEFEAHKPGMSVGGVVLIKATRFWVQEGVADENLSHIELDKLRPIAQLGGMSYGRITSTFERPRTKWANEVKKSKVLTELERRHGLS; encoded by the exons ATGACAGTGATTAAAAGTGCTACTGCtactgccactgccagtgccagtgcccACGCGAGCTTAACCCTAAGTCGCCATACGCTGAG GCCCTTTTTGTCTCGATCGCCACTGGCATCACTCTCATTCTCAGGGTGTCCTAAGATGAACTCTTCCACTGCCGCGGCTACAGCTACAGCCACGGTCACAGATACAGACACAGAGGCCGACACCGCAAAAGCACAGGCAAGCTACAAGATCGTCCAAGATGCAAGCAACTTCAAAGAAACCGAAGCCACCAGACCAGCCTTCGACCACTCAAACACACCAATCGAAGTAACTCAGACCCCAAATCCAAACTGGGAATACGGCCAGGGCGTCCCAGGCAAAACCAAGGCCCCTAGTCTCTCAAACCACCACGAAATAGACCCGTACGCGCCAGACCGCGAAATGGTAAACAACTACCGCCTTCTCATATCCGGGATTGCGCCGCGCCCGATCGGGTTCCTGAGTACTGTTTCCGCGGAAACAGGGACGGAGAATCTGGCGCCGTTCAGCTATTTCCAGGTTGTAGACCATGACCCGCCGATGTTCATTCTGGGGTTCTCGGGGCGGCCTGGTGCAGAGAAGGACACGTATCGGAATCTGAAGGAAACTGGGGAATGCGTGATTAATACGGTGTCGGAGAATATGATCGAGGCTGTGAATGCGACGTCTATTGATGCGCCGTATGGGATTTCGGAATGGGAGGTGTCTGGCCTGACCAAGGCGCCGAGTTCGACTGTGCGGCCGGCGAGGGTTAAGGAGTCTGTGTTCTCTGTTGaaggcgaggttgttgataTTAAGGAGTTTGAAGCGCATAAGCCTGGTATGAGTGTGGGTGGTGTGGTATTGATCAAGGCGACGCGGTTCTGGGTGCAGGAGGGCGTTGCAGACGAGAATCTCAGTCATATTGAGCTGGATAAGCTACGTCCGATTGCTCAGTTAGGTGGGATGTCTTATGGCAGGATTACATCGACGTTTGAAAGGCCGCGGACGAAGTGGGCGaacgaggtgaagaagagcaaggtGTTGACCGAGTTGGAAAGACGGCATGGCTTGTCATAG
- a CDS encoding RidA family protein (COG:J;~EggNog:ENOG410PP4P;~InterPro:IPR006175,IPR035959;~PFAM:PF01042), with the protein MFTRASRSGTVVIASHLRRPVSSFRPIMATAQPVVQAKRAYSSVLTSVHTDKAYAPFAHYSQAIKASPGASHIYLSGQIPADANGTLITGSVADKTRAILRNTESILEEAGAGLDGVVKVVVYLKDARSMPEFAKVYDAAFPHRPARSMVEVSALPAGVDIQVDFIAVC; encoded by the exons ATGTTCACCCGTGCTTCTCGCTCAGGTACCGTTGTTATTGCcagccatcttcgtcgcccGGTGTCATCTTTCCGGCCTATCATGGCAACTGCCCAACCAGTCGTACAGGCGAAGAGAGCCTACTCTTCGGTTCTGACCAGTGTCCATACCGATAAGGCCTATGCCC CGTTCGCACACTAC TCCCAAGCTATAAAAGCCTCTCCAGGAGCCAGCCACATCTACCTCTCAGGCCAAATCCCCGCCGACGCCAACGGAACCCTAATCACGGGATCTGTCGCCGACAAAACGAGGGCGATTCTACGCAACACGGAGTCGATCTTGGAGGAGGCCGGTGCTGGCCTGGATGGGGTTGTTAAGGTTGTT GTATACCTGAAAGACGCGCGCAGTATGCCGGAGTTTGCAAAGGTGTATGATGCTGCGTTTCCGCATAGGCCGGCGCGATCTATGGTCGAGGTTTCTGCTTTGCCTGCGGGCGTTGATATTCAGGTTGATTTTATAGCTGTTTGCTAG
- a CDS encoding trafficking protein particle complex subunit 13 (COG:S;~EggNog:ENOG410PNI2;~InterPro:IPR010378;~PFAM:PF06159), producing the protein MARPRAQSGADGPKEPHSVSLKVLRLSRPALSYQYPLPAANTKISSKAALTFPSDKVDNQFIFSPNLTLPPTFGSAYVGETFACTLSANNELPDEASRVITSVRIVAEMQTPSQVSSLDLEPTDSDPNDGLQKDQSLQKIVRFDLKEEGNHILAVSVSYTETLIGTDSQAASGRVRTFRKLYQFVAQPCLNVRTKSSELAPLEVDNKSLGPYGKTRLLRFALEAQLENVGDGTVVIKQTRLNPKAPFKAISLNWDLERPDQSDLPPPTINPRDVLQVAFLVEQEEGQQEGLEDLQKNMRREGRAVLGQLSIEWRSSMGDKGFLTTGNLQTRKRV; encoded by the exons ATGGCTCGTCCCCGTGCTCAATCGGGTGCTGATGGCCCGAAGGAGCCACATTCAGTCTCCTTGAAAG TCTTGCG CCTCTCACGGCCGGCATTATCCTACCAATATCCGCTACCGGCAGCAAACACGAAGATCTCCAGCAAAGCCGCCCTAACCTTTCCTTCCGACAAGGTCGATAATCAATTTATATTCTCTCCTAAT CTCACACTCCCTCCAACGTTCGGATCCGCATATGTCGGGGAAACATTTGCCTGTACCCTCAGCGCAAACAATGAACTTCCAGACGAGGCATCGCGGGTCATAACGTCGGTCCGGATCGTTGCCGAAATGCAAACTCCTTCGCAGGTCTCGTCTCTCGACCTTGAACCTACCGATTCAGACCCCAACGACGGCTTGCAGAAAGATCAATCTTTACAGAAAATTGTACGATTTGatttgaaggaggagggtaACCATATTCTGGCGGTCAGTGTCAGCTATACCGAAACGTTGATTGGGACCGACTCGCAAGCAGCCAGCGGCCGAGTGAGAACGTTCCGAAAACTGTATCAATTTGTCGCTCAACCCTGTCTCAATGTGCGAACGAAGTCATCGGAGCTGGCTCCGTTGGAGGTTGACAACAAGTCACTAGGACCGTATGGCAAGACCCGCCTACTTCGGTTCGCTCTCGAAGCTCAGCTGGAGAATGTAGGCGATGGGACTGTCGTCATCAAG CAAACGCGGCTCAACCCAAAGGCACCGTTTAAGGCGATATCATTAAACTGGGACCTTGAGCGGCCCGACCAATCGGATTTACCACCCCCTACCATCAACCCGCGCGACGTACTACAGGTTGCGTTCCTGGTTGAACAAGAAGAGGGTCAGCAGGAGGGGCTGGAGGACTTGCAGAAGAATATGCGGCGAGAGGGCCGCGCCGTGCTGGGCCAGTTGTCAATCGAATGGAGAAGCTCCATGGGAGATAAGGGATTCTTGACAACGGGTAATCTGCAAACGCGGAAGCGAGTATGA